ACACCATGCAGCAGGTGCTGCTGAACCTGCCCGGACCGATCGCCGGCGGCGGCGTGCCGCACCAGGGCGGCATGGTGCAGACGCAGAACGGGGACTGGTACTACATGGGGTTCGTGGACGCCTACCCCGGCGGCCGGGTGCCGGTGCTCGCCCCGGTCACCTGGAACTCCAGCGGCTGGCCCGTCCTCCAGCTGGTCAACAACACCTGGGGCGCGTCGTACCCGTACCCGAACGTGCCCCGGCCACCCCGCCAGGTCAAACCCATGATCGGGACGGACACCTTCGCCGGCACCACCCTCGGCCCGCAGTACGAGTGGAACCACAACCCGGACAACACCAAGTGGTCGGTCAACAACGGGCTGCGGCTGCAGACCGCCACGGTGACCAACGACCTGTACAACGCCCGTAACACGCTGACCCACCGGATCCAGGGTCCACGGTCCACGGCGACCATCGAGCTGGACTACTCCACGATGCGCGACGGTGACCGCAGCGGCCTGGCGATGCTGCGCGACCAGTCGGCCTGGATCGGCGTCCGCCGCGACAACGGCGCGACCCGGGTCGCCGTGGTCAACAACCTGACCATGGACAGCAACTGGAACACCACCAACACCGGCACCGAGGTCGCCGGGGTTGGCATCTCCGGCGGGAAGATCTGGCTACGGATCAACGCGGACATCAGCCCCGGCTCCGGCCGGCAGGCCCGCTTCTCCTACAGCACCGACGGGGTGAACTTCACCTCGCTCGGCCCCGCGTTCACCCTCAACAACGCCTGGCAGTTCTTCATGGGCTACCGGTTCGCCATGTTCAACTACGCCACCAGCTCGCTCGGTGGCGCGGTGACCGTCCGGAAGTTCGACCTGGCCAAGTCGTAGGACCCGTCCCTCCTCGCCGGCCGACCACCCCCGTGGTCGGCCGGCGAGGCGTATCCCCCACCTCCGACAGGAGCATCCCCGTGTCCGCCTCACACCACCCCCGGTCGGCCGTCCCGCCGTACCCGCACCCGCCCGCCACCGCACCCCGCACCGACCCGCCGCCCGCCCGCCACTCCGGCCGGGCCCGGACGGCGGCGCTGCTCGTGCTGACCCTGCTGGCCACCCTGCTGACCGCCGCCGCCCCGGCCGGGGCGGCCCCCGCCGTGCGGGTCACCAACCCGCTGGTCGCGCAGCGCGCCGACCCGCACATCGTCCGGCACACCGACGGCTACTACTACCTGACCGCCACCGCCCCCGAGTACGACCGGATCGTGCTGCGCCGGGCCACCACCCTCCAGGGCCTGTCCAGTGCCCCGGAGACCGTCATCTGGCGGCGGCACACCAGCGGGATCATGGGCGCGCACATCTGGGCGCCGGAGATCCACTTCATCGACGGCCGGTGGTACGTCTACTTCGCCGCCGGCGCCACCGACAACGTCTGGGCGATCCGGATGTACGTCCTGGAGGGCACCGGGGCGAACCCGTTGACCGCGAGCTGGGCGGAGAAGGGGCAGATCCGTACCCCCTGGGAGACCTTCGCCCTGGACGCCTCGACCTTCGTCACCAACGGGGTGCGCTACCTGATCTGGGCGCAGGCCGAACCGGGCATCGCCACCAACTCCAACCTCTACATCGCCCGGATGGCCAACCCGTGGACGCTCAGCGGCGCACCGACCCGGATCGCCGTGCCCACCCTGGAGTGGGAGATGCGCGGCGGGGTGAAGGTCAACGAGGGGCCGACCGTGCTGCAACGCAACGGCCGGATCTTCCTCACCTACTCGGCCAGCGCCACCGACGCCAACTACTGCCTCGGTCTGCTGACCGCCTCGGCCGGCAGCGACCTGCTCAAGGCGTCGTCCTGGGTGAAGTCGCCGCAGCCGGTCTTCACCAGCAACTCCGCCACCGGCCAGTGGGGGCCGGGGCACAACTCGTTCACCGTCTCCGAGGACGGGCTCAGCGACATCCTCGTCTACCACGACCGCAACTACCGGGACATCAGCGGTGACCCGCTGCGCGACCCCAACCGGCGGACCCGGGTCCAGAAGGTCTACTGGAACGCCGACGGCACCCCCAACTTCGGCATCCCGGTGCCCGACGGGGCCACCCCGGTCCGACTGCGGTCGGACAACCTGCCCGACCGGTTCGTCCGGCACTGGGAGTACCGGGCCCGGCTGGAGGCGAACGTGACGAACCTCGCCGACTCGCAGTTCCGTCTGGTGCCCGGCCTGGCCGGCGGCAACACGGTGTCCCTGGAGTCCACCAACTTCCCCGGCTACTACCTGCGGCACCGCAACTGGGAGGTGTGGGTCGAGCGGGACGACGCCTCGTCGACGTACCGCGCCGACGCCAGCTTCGTGCAGCGGACCGGCCTGTCGAACCCCGCCGGGGTGTCGTTCGAGGCGGTCAACTACCCCGGCCAGTACCTGCGGCACAGCGGTGGTCTGCTCTACCTGCGGACCGTCGCCGACGCCACCGGCAACGCCGAGGCCACCTTCGTGCTGGAATGAGCCGTTTCCCGTCGGGCCGGGTCGGATGCCCGGCCCGACGGGCCGGCGGGTCGGCGGACGGCGGACGGCGGGGCGGGATAGCGACCGGCCTACGACCCGCCGGGCCGGTCGCTACCGGACCCGGCGCATCCAGCCGTGCCGGTCCTCGGCCCGACCGGCCTGGATGTCGAGCAGGTGCCGCCGGAACTCCCGGGTGTGCCTGCCCGGCGTCCCGTCGCCGACGGCGAGGGTGAAGTCCTGGTTCTTCAGGCCGATGATCGGGGTGATCACGGCCGCCGTGCCCGCCGCGAAGGCCTCCGTCAGCGACCCGTCGGCGAACCCGGCGCGCAGCTCGTCCAGGTCGATCGTGCGCTGCACCGGCTCCAGCCCGTGCTCGGCGGCGAGGGTCAGCACGCTGTCCCGGGTCACCCCGTCGAGGATGGTGCCCAGCCCGGGGGTGAGCAGCCGGTCGTCGCGGGTCACGAAGAAGACGTTCATGGTGCCGGACTCGTCGATGCTGCGCCGGTCCTCGCCGCCCAGGTAGAGCACCTGCTCGCAGCCGTGGTCCAGGGCCTCCCGCTGCGGGGCCAGACTCGCCGCGTAGTTGCCGCCGCACTTCGCCGCGCCGGTGCCCCCGATCGACGCCCGGCTGTAGGTGGTGCTGACCCAGAGCGTGACGCCGGTGACCCCGTTCGGGAAGTACGACCCGGCCGGGCAGGCCAGCACGCAGTAGGTGGCCTGCCGGGCCGGGCGCACCCCGAGGAACGCCTCCGCGGCGAACATGAACGGACGCAGGTAGAGGCTCTGCTCACCCCCGTACGGCGGCACCCAGGCCTCGTCCGCGCGGACCAGCGCGGCCACGCTCTCGACGAAGGTCTCCTCGTCCAGCTCGGGCAGGACCAGCCGGCGGGCGGACGCGGCGAACCGGCGCGCGTTGAGTTCCGGGCGGAACAGCCAGATGCTGCCGTCGGCGTGCCGGAAAGCCTTGAGCCCTTCGAGGATCTCCTGCGCGTAGTGCAGGACCGCCGCGCCGGGGTGGAGGGTGAACGGCTCCAGCGCGCCCACCCGGTGGTCGTGCCAACCGGCGTCCGCCGACCACGCGGCGGTCGCCATGTGGTCGGTGAAGTACCGGCCGAAGCCGGGGTCGGCGAGGATCTCCTCCCGGGTCCGCGGCGGGGTCGGGTGGTCGGTGGGGACGAACGGGAACTGCGCGGTCATCCGGGCTCTCCTCGGGGGGTGTCGGTGCACACGACGACGCGTCGCCGCACGTCGCTGCCCCATCATGTCCTGACAGGACGGTCATGTGGGGGCGGGCCACGGGCGACCCGGGACTCCCGGGCACGGTCGACCATGGCCCACTCGCACGAACGCGCCGCCCGACCGGAGCAGGTCGGGCGGCGCGTCCGGGTGGTGGCTAGCGGACCGCGGGAATCCGCAGGACGCCCACCTCGCCGACGTTGCCGGCCACGTCGACCGCGCGGTAGCGCACCCCGTGGGCCTGGTCGTCCAGCGGCACCGGCCCGGTCCAGGTGGTCCACTCCCCACCGTCGAGCCGGTACTCCAACCGGGCCACCCCGGAATCGGTGTCCCGGCCGGTGACGACCAGCGTGCGGTCGACCAGGGCCGCCCCGGCGGTCGGCGCGACCCGGTCCACCCGCACCGGCACCGACCACGGCTCGCTCCAGAACAGGTTGACCCCCTGGGCCCGGTACTCGATCGTGTGCCGGCCCGCCGGCAGGGCCACCGGCTCCCGGTACGGGAACCAGCCTCCCCCGTCGATCTGGTACTCCACCAGCCTGATCAGTTCGCCGTGGGCCAGGGTGAGGGCGGCGTTCGCGCCGTACCACCCGTCGGCGCCCGGGTCGGTGATCCGCAGCCGGGGCTGCCCGCCCCGGTAGCGCAGCGGCTCGACGCCGCTGAGCGTGGGCACCACCGGGATGATGGTGCCGTCGTCGGCGAAGTACAGCCGGTCGATGGTGGTCTCCCGGTGGGTGCCGTCGCCGCCCGGGACGGCGAACCGGTGGTACGCCACGTACCAGTCGTCGGTGCCCGGCACCTGGATGATCGAGTGGTGCCCGGTGCCGAGGATGCCCTGGCCCGGGTCCTTGCCGAGGATCTCCCCCCGGCTGGTGAACGGCCCGAGCGGGCTGCTGCCCGTCCCGTAGCCGACCCGGTAGTTCTCGCTGCCGGTGTCGTCGATCGACCAGGACAGGTAGTACACGCCGTTGCGCTTGTTCAGGAACAGGCCCTCGCGGAAGCCGGTGAGCCCGGTCAGCCGGACCCGCCGGGCGACGTCGTACGAGATCATGTCGTCGTTCAGCGGGACCACGTACGGGGTGCCGTTGCCCCAGTACAGGTAGCTCTTCCCGTCGTCGTCGGTGAAGACCGCCGGGTCGATCTGCTGGGCGTTGCCGTAGTCGGCCTTGCTGACCAGGGGCCGGCCGAGCGGGTCGACGAACGGCCCGAGCGGCGAGTCGGCCACCGCGACGCCGATGTTCTGCTGGGCCGAGAAGTACAGGTAGTACTTCCCGTTCTTCTCGATCGCGGCCGGCGCCCAGGCGTTGGTGTCCGCCCAGCTGATGTCCGGCCCGAGGTCGAGAATGGTGTCGTGGGCGGTCCAGTCGACCAGGTTGCGGCTGGACCAGACGGTGAACGTCGAACTGCTCCAGCCGGGGAAGCCGTCGGTGGTGCCGTAGATGTAGTAGGTGTCGCCGAACCGGACGATGTTCGGGTCGGCGTTGAAGCCGGGCAGCACCGGGGTGTTCATCGGCACCGCCCGGACCGTCCAGACCCGGGTGGCCCCGGCGGCGCTGGTGACGGTGACCGCCACCGGCCGGGTGTAGTTGCGTGGCCCGGCGGGCCTGACGGTGGAGGTCGGCGCCACCAGGTAGCGCGGGGCGAGGCTGGTCAGGTCGGTGCCCGGCCGGACCGGCAGGGTGATCGTGCCGGCGGCGGCGTCCACCACGGCCGGAACCTTGAGGCTGTCGAGTTCGACGGCGACCACGCTGGTGCCGTTGCTGCCGAGCGCGGCGACCTCGGCGTCGCTGAGCGCCCGGTTGTAGAGGGAGAAGTCGCGGATCCGGCCCTTGAGGTAGCGGTCGCTGGCGTACTGGGAACGGCCCAGGTAGTTGGCGGTGGTCCGACCGCCGCCGATGTCGCCGGGGGCGACGGTCAACCCGGTCTTCTCGGCCACCCGCACCCCGTCCAGGTAGAGCCGGGCGGTGCCGGCCCGGTTCAGGGTGTACGTCAGGGTCTTCCACGCTGCCCGGGGCAGCGCCCGGCCGCCGGTGACGGTCTGCTCGCCGGTCCAGTTGCCGAGGCTGATCGAGGTGCGGTAGTCGTTGCCGGTGGTGAACAGGTAGCCGTTGCCGACGCCGGCGGCGTCGGTGTTGCCGAGTCCCCAGACGAAGTACGGGGTGGCCTGGTCGGCGGCGATGTTCACGTCCATCGACACGGTGATCTCGTCGAGGCCGGACATGATGTTGTCGGGCAGGTCGACGTGGCCGTCGGTGCCGCCGAGGGTGAGGCTGCCGGCGTCCCAGCGGGCGTCGCCGGCCAGGGTGGCGTGGTGGCCGTTGCCGGAGTCGTCGGTGACCGTGCCGCCGGTGGTCTGGTCGAGCCGGTAGTGGGCCACCACCCCGTCGGCGTTGGCGCTGACCGGCGGCGGCGCGTCGGTCAGCGCGTCGAGTTCGGCGCGGGTGACCGGGATGACGGTGCCGTGCCGCGGGCTGGCCGGCAGCCGGTAGGAGGCGGGCACCTTCCAGTCCGGCCTGGCCAGGTCGTCGGTGCCCAGCGGGATGTAGCCCCGGCCGCCGTACTCGTCGACGAAGAGGTAGTACCGCGAGCCGGAGGTGTCGCCGGGGTTGGCCTTGAACACGGTGGGGCCCTCCACGGCGGAGGTGCCCGCGTCCCGGCCGATGCACGAGTCGAGCATCGTCCAGGCGGGTCGGCCGGGCAGGTCGACGGCGGTCAGCGAGGGGGACTTCTCCTGGATGATGTCGGAGCAGCCGGTGCCGCCGCCGCCCTCGTCCTTGGTGAACCGGTAGTAGGTGTCACCCTCGCGGATCATCGTGGAGTCGATCCGGGACTCGCCCCGGTCCTGCCAGACCGTCGCCGGGCTGAACGTGACGAAGTCGCGGGTGGTGGCGGCCAGCATCCGGTTGTACGTGTTGCCGGTGTGGCCCGGGTCGTTCTCGGCGAACAGCTTCGAGGCCCAGAAGACCAGGTACTCGCCGCGCTCGGCGTCCCAGTACGCCTCCGGCGCCCAGGTGTTGCCGGCGGTGGGCGGGGAGACCTCGACGTGCCGCTGCGCCGACCAGTTCACCAGGTCGGTGGACTCCCACACCTCCAGGTAGCGGCTGCCCCGGCGCTGGGCGGCGTCCCAGTCGCCGTTGCGGCCGATCGACAGGTCGGTGGCGATCAGGAAGAACCGGTCCCCCTCCGGGCTGCGGATCAGGAACGGGTCGCGCAGGCCCAGCGTGCCGTGGGTCGACTCCAACCTGGGCTGGCCGCCGTTGACCTCGGTCCACTGGAGGGCGTTGTTGCCCCGGCTGGCGGCGAAGTAGATCTTCTCCCCGGCGATCGAGTTGCCGGTGAAGTAGCTGAACGCGTAGCCCGCGTAGGGCGCGGGGGCCGGCAGTTCCCGGACGGTCAGCGCGATGGTCCGTTCGGCGGTGGCGCTGCCGACGGTGACCGTGGCGGTCACCGGCACCGTCGTGTCGCCCGTGCCGTGCGCGGGACGACGCACCACGCCGTCGGCGGTGACCACCTCCGGTCGGGCCGATCGCCAGCGGACCGTCGCGTCGTGCCGACCGGTGGTGGGCATGGTCAGGTTGCCGCGGACGTCGTCGGCGTGCACCAGGGACAGCGCGGCGGCGGCGGACTCGGCCCGGGTCTGGTCGGACTCCTCGGGTCGCACGATCGCGGCGACCTCGGCGGCGGTGAGCGCCCGGTCGTAGATCCGGAAGTTGGCCACCCGTCCCTTGAGGAACCGGTCGGTGGCGTAGGTGGACCGACCGAGGTGGTTGCTGGTGGTGACGCCGTTGCCGACGGCGCTGGGCGGCACGGTGACGGCGGTGTTGCGGGCCACCTGCACGCCGTCGGCGTAGAGGGTGCCGGTGGTGCCGGTCTGGGTGTAGGTGACCGACTTCCACACCCCCCGGGTCAGGTTGCCGCCGGTGCCGGTGACCTTCTCGCCGGCCCAGTTGGTGGTGGTGATGCCGGCGCGGAACGCGTCGCCGCTGGCGAACAGGTAGCCGGTGCCGGCGGCGGAGGTGGCCGGGTTGCCCAGGCCCCACAGGAAGTACGGGGTCTGCTGGGTCGGGTCGACCATGACGTCGACCGCGACGGTGAGCGACGACCGGCCGGCGAGGATGTTGTCCGGCAGCTTGACGTGGTCGTCGACGCCGTCGAGCAGCAGCCCGTCCGGGCCGGTCCAGGTGCCGCCGCCGACCAGGGTGCCGTCGTTGCCGTGTCCGGAGGCGTCGGTGACCGTGGTGCCGGTGCGCTGGTCGAGGTCGTAACGCAGCAGCAGGCCGGCGGTGACGTCGGCGGCTGCCGCGTCGGCCGGTGTCGCCACGGCGGGGGTCAGCGCGGCGAGGAGGGTGAGCAGGGTGGCGGTGGCGAGGGTACGGGTGCGGCGGGGGGTGGGGGTGGTGTGGTGGTCCCGGGGAACTGCTGAGCGCATGGGGGATTCCTCGGTGTCATGTGAGCGTTAACAGGCTGGAATTGTCAGCGCAACAAACAGACCCCGTCAAGGAGACGAACCCCGCCGCTGCGCTGCGCTCACAACCGCTCACCGCCCGGCCACCCGACACCCGCCCCGACCCCCGTCGAGCGACCGGAACCGCCCCGGCGGACTACTTGATCCTGCGGGTGGACCGGACCACGATGTCGGCGTACTCCGGGTGCCGGCCCAACCAGTCACTGAGGAACGGGCAGATCGGCACCACCGTCCGCCCCCGGGCGCGGGCGTCGTCCATGACCGCGCGGGCCAGCGTCGAGCCGACCCCCCGGCCCTCGAAGGCCGGATCGACCTCGGTGTGCGTGTAGGCGATGATGGCGCCGGTCAGCTGGTAGGTGACCAGCCCGGCCAGCGCACCGGTCTCGTCGCGCGCCTCGAACCGCTCCCGGTCCGGCGCGTCTGTCACAGTCAACTCCACCGGACCATCCAAACACGCCGGACGCGGGGGCAGCGACGAACGCCCGCAGGGGGCTGACGGTGCACTGGGGTCGT
Above is a window of Micromonospora rifamycinica DNA encoding:
- a CDS encoding family 43 glycosylhydrolase, yielding MSASHHPRSAVPPYPHPPATAPRTDPPPARHSGRARTAALLVLTLLATLLTAAAPAGAAPAVRVTNPLVAQRADPHIVRHTDGYYYLTATAPEYDRIVLRRATTLQGLSSAPETVIWRRHTSGIMGAHIWAPEIHFIDGRWYVYFAAGATDNVWAIRMYVLEGTGANPLTASWAEKGQIRTPWETFALDASTFVTNGVRYLIWAQAEPGIATNSNLYIARMANPWTLSGAPTRIAVPTLEWEMRGGVKVNEGPTVLQRNGRIFLTYSASATDANYCLGLLTASAGSDLLKASSWVKSPQPVFTSNSATGQWGPGHNSFTVSEDGLSDILVYHDRNYRDISGDPLRDPNRRTRVQKVYWNADGTPNFGIPVPDGATPVRLRSDNLPDRFVRHWEYRARLEANVTNLADSQFRLVPGLAGGNTVSLESTNFPGYYLRHRNWEVWVERDDASSTYRADASFVQRTGLSNPAGVSFEAVNYPGQYLRHSGGLLYLRTVADATGNAEATFVLE
- a CDS encoding branched-chain amino acid aminotransferase; amino-acid sequence: MTAQFPFVPTDHPTPPRTREEILADPGFGRYFTDHMATAAWSADAGWHDHRVGALEPFTLHPGAAVLHYAQEILEGLKAFRHADGSIWLFRPELNARRFAASARRLVLPELDEETFVESVAALVRADEAWVPPYGGEQSLYLRPFMFAAEAFLGVRPARQATYCVLACPAGSYFPNGVTGVTLWVSTTYSRASIGGTGAAKCGGNYAASLAPQREALDHGCEQVLYLGGEDRRSIDESGTMNVFFVTRDDRLLTPGLGTILDGVTRDSVLTLAAEHGLEPVQRTIDLDELRAGFADGSLTEAFAAGTAAVITPIIGLKNQDFTLAVGDGTPGRHTREFRRHLLDIQAGRAEDRHGWMRRVR
- a CDS encoding family 43 glycosylhydrolase, with protein sequence MRSAVPRDHHTTPTPRRTRTLATATLLTLLAALTPAVATPADAAAADVTAGLLLRYDLDQRTGTTVTDASGHGNDGTLVGGGTWTGPDGLLLDGVDDHVKLPDNILAGRSSLTVAVDVMVDPTQQTPYFLWGLGNPATSAAGTGYLFASGDAFRAGITTTNWAGEKVTGTGGNLTRGVWKSVTYTQTGTTGTLYADGVQVARNTAVTVPPSAVGNGVTTSNHLGRSTYATDRFLKGRVANFRIYDRALTAAEVAAIVRPEESDQTRAESAAAALSLVHADDVRGNLTMPTTGRHDATVRWRSARPEVVTADGVVRRPAHGTGDTTVPVTATVTVGSATAERTIALTVRELPAPAPYAGYAFSYFTGNSIAGEKIYFAASRGNNALQWTEVNGGQPRLESTHGTLGLRDPFLIRSPEGDRFFLIATDLSIGRNGDWDAAQRRGSRYLEVWESTDLVNWSAQRHVEVSPPTAGNTWAPEAYWDAERGEYLVFWASKLFAENDPGHTGNTYNRMLAATTRDFVTFSPATVWQDRGESRIDSTMIREGDTYYRFTKDEGGGGTGCSDIIQEKSPSLTAVDLPGRPAWTMLDSCIGRDAGTSAVEGPTVFKANPGDTSGSRYYLFVDEYGGRGYIPLGTDDLARPDWKVPASYRLPASPRHGTVIPVTRAELDALTDAPPPVSANADGVVAHYRLDQTTGGTVTDDSGNGHHATLAGDARWDAGSLTLGGTDGHVDLPDNIMSGLDEITVSMDVNIAADQATPYFVWGLGNTDAAGVGNGYLFTTGNDYRTSISLGNWTGEQTVTGGRALPRAAWKTLTYTLNRAGTARLYLDGVRVAEKTGLTVAPGDIGGGRTTANYLGRSQYASDRYLKGRIRDFSLYNRALSDAEVAALGSNGTSVVAVELDSLKVPAVVDAAAGTITLPVRPGTDLTSLAPRYLVAPTSTVRPAGPRNYTRPVAVTVTSAAGATRVWTVRAVPMNTPVLPGFNADPNIVRFGDTYYIYGTTDGFPGWSSSTFTVWSSRNLVDWTAHDTILDLGPDISWADTNAWAPAAIEKNGKYYLYFSAQQNIGVAVADSPLGPFVDPLGRPLVSKADYGNAQQIDPAVFTDDDGKSYLYWGNGTPYVVPLNDDMISYDVARRVRLTGLTGFREGLFLNKRNGVYYLSWSIDDTGSENYRVGYGTGSSPLGPFTSRGEILGKDPGQGILGTGHHSIIQVPGTDDWYVAYHRFAVPGGDGTHRETTIDRLYFADDGTIIPVVPTLSGVEPLRYRGGQPRLRITDPGADGWYGANAALTLAHGELIRLVEYQIDGGGWFPYREPVALPAGRHTIEYRAQGVNLFWSEPWSVPVRVDRVAPTAGAALVDRTLVVTGRDTDSGVARLEYRLDGGEWTTWTGPVPLDDQAHGVRYRAVDVAGNVGEVGVLRIPAVR
- a CDS encoding GNAT family N-acetyltransferase: MTDAPDRERFEARDETGALAGLVTYQLTGAIIAYTHTEVDPAFEGRGVGSTLARAVMDDARARGRTVVPICPFLSDWLGRHPEYADIVVRSTRRIK